In the Streptomyces cinnamoneus genome, CCGCCGCCTGTGCCGCCTTGTCGTTCGCCATGCCCCCCATCGTGCACCGCACCACTGACAATGCCCCGGACACGCTGGTCAGCCGTGCTTTCGGGGGGTGTCAGGGGCCGCCCGAGGGGGCCGGCCGGCGGCTTCTCGGGGGGTCAGACGGGCCGCCCGTGGGCCCGCAGGGTGAGGAGGGCGTCGAGGGTGACCATCGGCCGGCACTCGAGGGTGGTGCCCGGCGCCCAGGCGCGCCACCGGATCGGCCAGCCGCCGTCCTCCTCCTGGGCGGCGGCCAGGAAGTCCAGCGAGCGTTCCATCTCCGCGTCCGTGAACCAGGCCCGGGCCACCGAGCCGGGCGTCCGCGCGAAGTCGTGCGGGAAGTGGTACTCGCCGGGCGCGTACCCCTCGGGCAGGGGGTGGTCCGTCGTCCGCTCCGGGTCCACGACGGCCAGCCGCTGCTCCCGCACCGCCCGGCCCAGCCGTTCGGCCGCCTCCTCCGCGCGCCGGCGGTCCGGCGCCCCGTCGAGGAAGGCGACGGCGGCCTCCACCTCGTAGGGATGGGTCCGGGCCCCGCTGCCGAGGGCCTCCACGGCGGACCAGCAGAAGTCGGTGGCCCTGAACAGCCACGCGTGCCAGACCTCGTTGCGGTGCAGCAGGCCCACGACGGGGCCGGTGGCGAGCAGGTCGCTCGGCGGGTCGTCCACCACCGGGATCCAGGGGGCCGCCGGGTAGCCCCGCAGCGAGGGGTGGAGCGCGGGCAGCGCGCCGTCCGGGGTGGAGACCGCCGTGAGGTAGCGGCACACGGGCTCCATGCGCCGGTCCCGGCAGCGGCCGATCTCGTCGAGGACGCGCAGCGCGTGCGCGGTGTGCAGCGGCTGGCTCACCGGACCGCGCAGATCGGGCTCCAGGGCGTGCCCGTACCCCCCGTCGGCCCCGAGGTAGGCGGTCAGCGCCGCCTCGACGGCGTCGGGGCCGCCGCCGAGGAAGTGGTAGGCGAATCTGCGCTGCTCCAGGACGCGGGCGGTGAGCCACACGAAGTGCTCTGCGCGGGCGACGGCTGATGCTCCGGAGGGGGCCATGGACAAGACCGTAGGGTGCGCGGCGCCCCCGGTCAGCGGCTCGTGCGCGGCTGCACTCTCAGGGGCGGGATACTTGGCCCATGCGGTTGACGGTCTTCTGGCAGCGGATGGCGGACTATTTCGGCGAGTCCTACGCCGACTCCTTCGCGCGCGATCATGTGATGTCCGAACTCGGCGGGAGGACCGTGCACCAGGCGCTGGACGCCGGGTGGAACGCCAAGGACGTGTGGCGCGCGGTGTGCAGGGCCCTGGAGGTCCCCGAGGACCGTCGCTGACCGGGCGGCGGTCCGCCGCGATGACGGACGGGCGCGGGGCCGAACGGGTGATCCGGGCTCCGGCCCCAAGGGCCGGGACAGCGGGCGGGCGGGGCCGGAACATGCCGGACTCGCCCGTTC is a window encoding:
- a CDS encoding DUF3046 domain-containing protein, whose amino-acid sequence is MRLTVFWQRMADYFGESYADSFARDHVMSELGGRTVHQALDAGWNAKDVWRAVCRALEVPEDRR